Below is a genomic region from uncultured Erythrobacter sp..
ATTTCCTTCCCCGCAAGCTCACACGCCTGCAAGACAGTCGCGCCCGCCGGGACTTCGATCTCTTCGCCGTCTACGGTGACTTTAGGCATATCTACTCCGCAGCCTCCGCAAATTGCGCGTTATGCTCGTGGATGCGCTTTTCCAGCTCGGGACGGAAGTGGCGGATCAGGCCTTGGATTGGCCATGCCGCCGCGTCGCCCAGCGCGCAGATTGTGTGGCCTTCGACCTGCTTGGTCACTTCGTGCAGCATGTCGATCTCTTCGATAGCCGCATCGCCGGTGCGTAGGCGCTCCATCACGCGCCACATCCAGCCCGTGCCTTCACGGCAGGGTGTGCACTGGCCGCAGCTTTCGTGCTTGTAGAAGTAGCTGAGGCGGCTGATCGCGCGCACGATGTCGGTGGATTTGTCCATTACGATCACGCCAGCTGTGCCAAGGCCCGAGCCAAGCTCTTTCAGCCCATCAAAGTCCATTGGAGCATGACGGATCTGGTCCGCAGGCACGAGCGGAACAGACGAGCCGCCGGGGATCACTGCCAGCAGATTGTCCCACCCGCCGCGAATGCCGCCGCAATGTTTCTCGATCAGCTCTTCGAAGGAGATGCTCATCGATTCCTCGACGACGCAGGGGTTTTCGACATGGCCGCTGATCTGGAACAGCTTGGTGCCCGCATTGTTCTCGCGCCCGAAAGAGCTGAACCATGTCGCGCTGCGCCGCAGGATCGTGGGCACAACTGCGATACTCTCGACATTGTTCACCGTGGTCGGGCAGCCATAGAGACCAGCGCCCGCCGGGAATGGCGGTTTGAGGCGCGGTTGGCCTTTCTTGCCTTCGAGGCTTTCGATCATCGCGGTTTCTTCGCCGCAGATGTAAGCGCCCGCGCCGCGATGCATGAAGACGTCGAAGTCGAAGCCCGATCCGCTCGCATTCTTGCCGATCAACCCGGCTTCATAGGCCTGATCGATAGCGGCCTGAAGCGTCTCAGCCTCGCGGATGAACTCGCCGCGGATATAGATGTATGCCGCCCGCGCACGCATCGCGAAGCCCGCAACCAGCGCGCCTTCGACCAGCTTGTGGGGATCGTGGCGCAGGATTTCGCGGTCCTTGCAGCTGCCTGGCTCGGATTCGTCGGCATTGATGACGAGGAAACTCGGGCGACCATCCTTGCTTTCCTTGGGCATGAACGACCATTTGAGGCCGGTGGGGAAACCTGCCCCGCCCCGCCCGCGCAAACCGCTGGCCTTGATCTCATCGATGATCGCGTCTTGCCCGCGCGTGATCAGCGCCTTGGTGTTATCCCAATCACCGCGCGCCTGCGCTGCCTTGAGCCCCCAATCCTGGAAGCCATAGACATTGGTAAAGATGCGGTCCTTATCAGCCAGCATCGCCATTATCCTTCCGTGCTTGACCGGTTCGGGCCAGCTTGAGCTGGCGCAGGGTCAAAACCTGAAAAATCAATCCCATACTCATCAGAGCAATGCCGGTTGTGCGGTTGTCCGTCGCAGCCAGATATGCGCCCGCGCCAAAGCAGAACAGGCCCGCGATCAACAAAGCGAGAGTGCCGCCGTTCATTCTTCATCACCCTTCATGTTGAAGAAGATCAGGCCCAGCGCGAAGAAACTCAGGCCGATAGGCGCAAAGGCCCAGCCCAGCGTCAGGCCGAATACGACCGCAAGGCTCGCGCCAAGCGAGAAGAACGAAATGCCGAGTGCGCGGTAGCCCTGCTGCTTTTCCATCACCAATCACCCCGATAATCGTGATTGGCATCAACCATTTCGGGAAGGCTTGTGACGCCGCCCTTGGGCTCGGAAGTGTGACGGCCCGGCTCTTGTGTGCCGGTCTTGGGCTGCTCACCCTTGGCCAGCGCGTCGAGAACCGTGTCGAGCCGCTCTGGCGTCAGGTCTTCGTAATTGTCGTCATTGATCTGGACCATCGGCGCGGTCGCGCAATTGCCCATGCATTCGACTTCGGTGAGGGTCCACAACCCGTCTTCAGAGACCTTGCCGAACTCCATCCCGCGTTTCTTGCACGCGCTGATGATGTCGTCCGACCCGCGCAGCATGCACGGCGTCGTGCCGCAAACCTGCACGTGATATTTCCCGACCGGCTTCATATTGTACATGAAGTAGAAGGTCGCGACTTCGAGCACGCGGATCACCGGCACGTCGATATAGGCGGCGACATATTCGATCACCGGCAGCGGCAGCCAGCCCTGCGTATCCGTCTCTGTGCCAACCTGACGCTGCGCCAGGTCGAGCAGCGGCATCACCGCCGATTTCTGGCGGCCCTCGGGATATTTGGCGATGTGATAATCCGCCTTGGCCTTGTTCTCTTTCGTCCAAGCAAAAGAGCCCCAGCGCGCGCGCAGTTCGGGTGTGTCGGGTGCGGGTGTGCGGTCAGCCATCACGCTGTTCCTTGTGTGAGTCTGCCTTGAGCGCGAGATTGCCGATGGCCAGTATCGAGATCCAGGTGACTACGATGAAGACAATTGCCGCGCCTGCGATCCACCAGAAGTTGTCGAGCGCGTTTTCGAACACGCCCACATTGCCCGCCGATAACAAGCCGTAGAAAATCAACGGCCCGCTAACGATGGCGGTGAGGATCAGACCGATCATGATGAGTGTTGACTTCCTCACCGGTCACACTCCCCGAACACCACATCAATCGCGCCTAAAATCGCGGTCGCATCAGGCAGCATGTGGCCTTTGCTCATCATGTCCATCGCCTGAAGGTGCGAGAAGGCCGTCGGGCGGATCTTGCAGCGGTATGGCTTGTTGGTGCCGTCGCTGACGAGATAGACGCCGAACTCGCCTTTGGGGCTTTCGGTCGCGACATAGACTTCGCCCGCGGGCACGTGGAAGCCTTCGGTGTAGAGCTTGAAGTGGTGGATCAGGCTCTCCATCGACTGCTTCATCTCGCCGCGCTTGGGCGGAGAGACTTTGCCGTCGGTGCTCGCGATCGGACCTTGCGGCATGTCGCGGATGCACTGTTTGATGATCTTGGCGCTCTCGCGCACTTCATTCACGCGGACCATGAAGCGGTCGTAGCAGTCGCTGTTGGTGCCGACCGGAATATCGAATTCCATACGGTCATAGACGTCGTAGGGCTGCGACTTGCGCAGATCCCACGGGATGCCGGCTGCGCGGATCATCGGGCCGCTGAAGCCCCATGCGACCGCATCATCGCGGCTGACCACGGCGATATCGACATTGCGCTGTTTAAAGATGCGGTTGTCGATCACCAGGCTCATCGCGTCGTCGAACAGCTGGAAGAACCGGTTGTCGAGCCAGTCGCCAATATCGACCAGCAGCTTTTCAGGCACATCCTGATGCACGCCGCCGGGACGGAACCAGGCCGAGTGCATCCGCGCGCCGCTGGCGCGTTCGAAGAAGTTGAGGCAATCCTCACGCAGCTCGAACACCCACAGGTTCGGCGTCATCGCGCCGACATCCATCACATGCGCACCGATATTGAGCATGTGGTTGCAGATGCGGGTCAGCTCAGCGAACAGCACACGCAGATATTGCGCGCGCTCCGGCACTTCGATGTTGAGTAGCTTCTCGATCGCCAGAACATAGGAGTGCTCCTGACACAGCGGCGAGCAGTAATCCAAGCGGTCAAAATACGGCAGCGCCTGCAGATAGGTCTTCTGCTCGATCAGCTTCTCGGTGCCGCGATGGAGCAGGCCGACATGCGGATCGACGCGCTCGATCACTTCGCCGTCCAGCTCCATAATCATCCGCAGCACGCCATGCGCCGCCGGATGCTGGGGACCGAAATTGATCGTGTAATTGGTGATGACATCGCCCTGGGTAGTGGGCGATTCTTCGATTTGGACGCTCACTTGTCGCCCCCTTTCTCGTCATCAGCCTTCTCATCGCCGGGAAGCACGTAGTCCGCACCTTCCCACGGTGAGAGGAAGTCGAATGTGCGCATGTCCTGCGGCAGCTCCACCGGCTCATAGACTACGCGTTTTTCATCCTCGGAGTAACGCAGCTCGGTATAGCCGGTCATCGGGAAGTCCTTGCGGAAGGGATGCCCTTCAAAGCCGTAATCGGTGAGGATGCGGCGCAGGTCGGAATTGCCCGAGAACACCACTCCGTAAAGGTCGAACACTTCGCGCTCTAACCAGCCCGCATTGGGCCAAAGCGTTGTGATGGTTGGAACCGGCGTCGCTTCATCGGTCGAACATTTGACCATGATGCGGTGGTTCTTCGTGAGCGAGAGCAGCATGTAGACGACTTCGAATCGCTCTGCGCGATCCGGGTAATCCGCGCCTGCGATTTCCATCATCTGCTGATATTCGTGATCGTCACGAAGCGTGCGCAGCACATCCTCGACGCTCTCGCGCTTGACGGTAAGGATGATCTCACCATGACGCTCTTCAGCGCCGAGCACCGAGGCACCAAGCGCCTTGGTCAGAGTGTCGATCACGCCTTCGTTCGAGGCGAATTTGGGGGCGGAATGGAGGACTGCCATCAGTGCTGAACCTCATCAATGTCACTGCCAAAGCAGATCAGATGCCCGTCGAGATCACGGACATAGATTTCGCGGATACCATAGGGGCGATCTGTAGGCTCTTCGGTGATATCGGCACCATTTGCGACGAATTCTTCATGCAATTCATCAACATTGCGAACCCAGAAATAGGCGCTGAACATGCCGAAATCGCTTGAGTTGGCGTGGAGTGATTTGCCGTCGTTAGCTCGCGCAATCATAATCGCCTGGCCATCGCGCTGGGGGATTGCAAAGCTCGCGTCAGACTCGCCCCACAGCTGCGGCGCAACAAAGCCAAGTTTCTCAGCATAATATTTCGCTGAAGCTCGCACATCACGCACCAACAGGCACGCTGCGGTTGATTCGATTTGAGGCTGGGCCGCGATCATTCAGCCACCTCCAGCGATGCAACAAAGTCGCGCATTACCTGCTTTTCTTCTTCGGAAAGCGGATTGCTTGCGTCGCCGTCAGTCATGGTGACCGCATAGGCAACACCTTCAGGCGCGAACTCAATTGCTCGCATCAATCCGAAAACCGGATCTGGACCGCGCGCAGCTTCCATAATCCGCCGCCCATCCACGACACGCTGGTCAAGCGAAACGGTGTCAGACGAATTCTCGATCTGTTCATAGGTTGCATCAAAATCAGAAGACATCGGATTTCCGCTGTCCGCCGGGACACCCAGCGAGGTCACGAATATGAACATCCGGTCTTCGGTGAGGCAAAGGCCGGTCTGCGCGCCCGATCCATCATCAGATACGACCTGCGGGTCTTCGCACGGCATCTGTACGCGAGTTATGAAACCGCCAGCTTCGAATTCGATCACCGTGACCTGATCGCTTTCGCCAGCTTCCTCAAGTGCCTCAAGCGCAAGTGCCGCGCCCGTTGGCACAGCCAAACTGGCGGCGAGCGCGAGTCCTAAGGCGAGCTTCAAACGTATCACAGTCCCGCTCCTATCGCTCGATCGTTCCGGCGCGGCGGATTTTGCGCTGCAATTGCATCACGCCGTAAAGCAGCGCTTCGGCAGTCGGAGGACAACCGGGCACATAAATGTCCACCGGCACAATCCGGTCGCAGCCGCGAACGACGCTGTAGGAATAGTGGTAATAGCCGCCGCCATTGGCGCAGCTGCCCATCGAAATTACATATTTCGGGTCGGACATCTGGTCGTAAACCTTGCGCATGGCGGGAGCCATCTTGTTGCACAAAGTCCCCGCGACGATCATCACGTCCGACTGGCGCGGGGAAGCGCGCGGGGCAGCGCCGAAACGCTCCATGTCGTAACGCGGCATGTTCACATGGATCATCTCGACCGCGCAGCACGCGAGGCCAAATGTCATCCACCAGAGCGAGC
It encodes:
- the nuoF gene encoding NADH-quinone oxidoreductase subunit NuoF, producing MLADKDRIFTNVYGFQDWGLKAAQARGDWDNTKALITRGQDAIIDEIKASGLRGRGGAGFPTGLKWSFMPKESKDGRPSFLVINADESEPGSCKDREILRHDPHKLVEGALVAGFAMRARAAYIYIRGEFIREAETLQAAIDQAYEAGLIGKNASGSGFDFDVFMHRGAGAYICGEETAMIESLEGKKGQPRLKPPFPAGAGLYGCPTTVNNVESIAVVPTILRRSATWFSSFGRENNAGTKLFQISGHVENPCVVEESMSISFEELIEKHCGGIRGGWDNLLAVIPGGSSVPLVPADQIRHAPMDFDGLKELGSGLGTAGVIVMDKSTDIVRAISRLSYFYKHESCGQCTPCREGTGWMWRVMERLRTGDAAIEEIDMLHEVTKQVEGHTICALGDAAAWPIQGLIRHFRPELEKRIHEHNAQFAEAAE
- the nuoE gene encoding NADH-quinone oxidoreductase subunit NuoE, giving the protein MADRTPAPDTPELRARWGSFAWTKENKAKADYHIAKYPEGRQKSAVMPLLDLAQRQVGTETDTQGWLPLPVIEYVAAYIDVPVIRVLEVATFYFMYNMKPVGKYHVQVCGTTPCMLRGSDDIISACKKRGMEFGKVSEDGLWTLTEVECMGNCATAPMVQINDDNYEDLTPERLDTVLDALAKGEQPKTGTQEPGRHTSEPKGGVTSLPEMVDANHDYRGDW
- a CDS encoding NADH-quinone oxidoreductase subunit D → MSVQIEESPTTQGDVITNYTINFGPQHPAAHGVLRMIMELDGEVIERVDPHVGLLHRGTEKLIEQKTYLQALPYFDRLDYCSPLCQEHSYVLAIEKLLNIEVPERAQYLRVLFAELTRICNHMLNIGAHVMDVGAMTPNLWVFELREDCLNFFERASGARMHSAWFRPGGVHQDVPEKLLVDIGDWLDNRFFQLFDDAMSLVIDNRIFKQRNVDIAVVSRDDAVAWGFSGPMIRAAGIPWDLRKSQPYDVYDRMEFDIPVGTNSDCYDRFMVRVNEVRESAKIIKQCIRDMPQGPIASTDGKVSPPKRGEMKQSMESLIHHFKLYTEGFHVPAGEVYVATESPKGEFGVYLVSDGTNKPYRCKIRPTAFSHLQAMDMMSKGHMLPDATAILGAIDVVFGECDR
- a CDS encoding VOC family protein, which translates into the protein MIAAQPQIESTAACLLVRDVRASAKYYAEKLGFVAPQLWGESDASFAIPQRDGQAIMIARANDGKSLHANSSDFGMFSAYFWVRNVDELHEEFVANGADITEEPTDRPYGIREIYVRDLDGHLICFGSDIDEVQH
- a CDS encoding NADH-quinone oxidoreductase subunit B, with amino-acid sequence MSTIITPPTSLPDVSALETAQPGEVRHPDADYFHALQTEVNDKGFLVTSTEDLFQWARTGSLWWMTFGLACCAVEMIHVNMPRYDMERFGAAPRASPRQSDVMIVAGTLCNKMAPAMRKVYDQMSDPKYVISMGSCANGGGYYHYSYSVVRGCDRIVPVDIYVPGCPPTAEALLYGVMQLQRKIRRAGTIER